The following proteins are encoded in a genomic region of Salinibacterium sp. NK8237:
- the ftsX gene encoding permease-like cell division protein FtsX, whose translation MRLGLILGEVGSGLRRNLSMVVSVVLVTFISLTFVGASILLQMQIGQMKGYWYDRAQVAVYMCTEIDTTGNCTLAEATEDQIAAVQQQLDSPTLAPYINDVEFETHEQAYENFKVQFADSTFEGIITPESLNESFRVNLVDPEQADVLIESLSGLAGVESVEDQRAYLEPIFSILNAASYTAIGVAGLMLVAAVLLIATTIRLSAFSRRRELGIMRLVGASNRFIQTPFILEGVFASLIGSVLAGGAIVAIVQFFVRGYLASTLPVNTSLLGMEEALLVVPILIVSGAALAAVSAGVAISRYLKV comes from the coding sequence ATGAGGCTCGGACTGATCTTAGGAGAGGTCGGCAGCGGACTTCGCCGCAATCTCTCGATGGTGGTCTCCGTTGTTTTGGTGACCTTCATCTCCCTGACCTTCGTCGGCGCATCCATTCTTCTGCAAATGCAAATTGGGCAGATGAAGGGGTACTGGTACGACCGTGCTCAAGTGGCGGTGTACATGTGCACGGAGATCGACACCACCGGCAATTGCACCCTTGCTGAGGCAACGGAAGACCAGATCGCTGCCGTGCAGCAACAGCTTGATTCACCGACCCTCGCACCGTACATCAACGACGTCGAGTTTGAGACGCATGAGCAGGCCTACGAGAATTTCAAGGTGCAGTTCGCTGACTCGACCTTCGAAGGCATCATTACCCCGGAGTCGTTGAACGAGAGCTTCCGGGTGAACCTCGTCGACCCCGAGCAGGCCGACGTGCTCATCGAGAGTCTGTCTGGACTTGCAGGAGTCGAAAGTGTTGAAGATCAGCGGGCCTATCTAGAGCCGATTTTTTCGATTCTGAACGCCGCTAGTTACACCGCGATTGGGGTCGCTGGTCTAATGCTGGTCGCTGCGGTCCTGCTCATTGCCACGACCATCCGGCTGAGCGCGTTCTCTCGACGGCGAGAGCTCGGCATTATGAGACTCGTGGGGGCGTCAAACCGGTTCATCCAGACGCCATTCATTCTTGAGGGTGTCTTTGCCTCGCTGATCGGATCAGTCCTAGCGGGCGGCGCCATCGTCGCGATTGTGCAGTTCTTCGTTCGCGGCTATCTCGCCTCGACCCTTCCCGTCAATACGAGCCTGCTCGGAATGGAAGAGGCGCTGCTGGTTGTGCCCATTCTCATCGTCTCCGGGGCAGCACTTGCAGCCGTATCCGCCGGGGTGGCGATCAGCCGATATTTGAAGGTGTAG
- the smpB gene encoding SsrA-binding protein SmpB: protein MPKEGDRKVVASNRKARHDYSIEDTFEAGLVLSGTEVKSLRLGRASLIDGYGYIDDHAEAWLDAVHIPEFFQGSWNNHPPRRKRKMLLHKEQILKIHNKIKQGGYTLVPLSIYFLDGRAKVELAVAKGKREYDKRQTLRERQDKRESDRAMAARKNMGE from the coding sequence ATGCCCAAGGAAGGTGACCGAAAGGTTGTTGCCAGCAACCGTAAGGCGCGCCACGACTACAGCATTGAAGACACCTTTGAGGCTGGTCTTGTGCTGTCGGGTACTGAGGTCAAGTCTCTGCGGTTAGGGCGGGCCAGCCTGATCGATGGCTACGGCTACATTGACGACCATGCTGAGGCCTGGTTGGATGCCGTGCATATTCCTGAGTTTTTTCAAGGGTCGTGGAACAATCATCCTCCGCGTCGAAAGCGAAAGATGTTGCTGCACAAAGAGCAGATCCTAAAGATTCACAACAAGATCAAGCAGGGCGGCTACACGCTCGTTCCCCTGTCGATCTATTTTTTGGATGGCCGCGCCAAAGTAGAGCTCGCGGTTGCTAAGGGTAAGCGCGAGTATGACAAGCGTCAGACGCTGCGTGAGCGTCAGGATAAGCGCGAGTCGGACCGCGCGATGGCCGCCCGCAAAAACATGGGGGAGTAG
- a CDS encoding glutaredoxin domain-containing protein has protein sequence MTDTTQASPAKTTMFGADWCRDCVRSEALLNSLNIDWEKVDVEKDPAAADRAHAISGRLNIPVVHFTDGTFQVEPSDKELKAKLEELGAI, from the coding sequence ATGACCGATACAACTCAAGCCTCACCAGCCAAGACCACCATGTTCGGCGCAGACTGGTGCCGTGACTGCGTGCGCTCCGAAGCCCTCCTCAACTCGTTGAACATCGACTGGGAAAAAGTTGATGTTGAGAAGGATCCCGCAGCAGCAGATCGCGCGCACGCCATCAGCGGACGCCTCAACATTCCCGTCGTGCACTTCACGGACGGAACCTTCCAGGTGGAGCCCAGCGACAAGGAGCTGAAGGCCAAGCTCGAAGAACTCGGCGCCATCTAA
- a CDS encoding GNAT family N-acetyltransferase, with amino-acid sequence MPSFTTRAARLDDAEELAAVHTQCWKETYAGLFPEQAWSTEARQRREAMWNELLTDSNTTTVVAEVRSRIVGLAHAHHNRDEPNLPPEELAMIYVLTSAHGTGAGQALIDAALGGAAASVWVLEQNPRARAFYAKNRFMYDGTVREMDFNPNIRELRLARS; translated from the coding sequence GTGCCCAGTTTCACCACACGAGCCGCACGGCTCGACGACGCCGAAGAACTCGCTGCCGTGCATACGCAGTGTTGGAAAGAGACGTACGCCGGACTCTTTCCCGAGCAAGCGTGGAGCACCGAGGCCCGCCAGCGACGCGAAGCGATGTGGAACGAGCTGCTCACCGATAGCAACACCACGACGGTGGTCGCTGAAGTCCGTTCCCGTATCGTCGGCCTTGCTCACGCGCACCATAACCGCGATGAACCCAATTTGCCGCCCGAAGAACTCGCCATGATCTACGTCTTAACGAGTGCCCACGGAACAGGCGCCGGCCAGGCGTTGATCGACGCCGCCTTGGGAGGCGCCGCCGCAAGCGTCTGGGTGCTTGAACAGAATCCTCGCGCCCGAGCCTTTTACGCCAAGAATCGCTTCATGTACGACGGCACCGTTCGCGAGATGGACTTCAATCCGAACATTCGCGAACTCCGCCTCGCCCGTTCATAA
- a CDS encoding SIMPL domain-containing protein: MTLVITVRGEHESWHPAERGIVHLAVSIDGPDRSEVFDAALQSSSRVHALLAKLASNDGAITRWSSDTVRVTSQRPWNNAGQQLPLVHSAAIDYVARFKDFDALALFIEYVSAVDNTAVKYVEWELTEESTRAAHAHTRRLAVTDALTKAHEYAASVGLTEVTALAIADPGMLDHVGPGGDPGMLAGASAMRMSGTPANGGQLSLNPEKIAIAARVEARFSAR, from the coding sequence ATGACCCTCGTCATCACTGTTCGAGGCGAGCATGAATCTTGGCACCCTGCCGAACGCGGCATCGTGCATCTGGCGGTATCGATAGATGGTCCTGACCGGAGTGAGGTCTTCGATGCTGCACTGCAGTCATCGAGTCGGGTGCATGCCCTCCTCGCCAAGCTCGCCTCGAACGATGGTGCAATTACCCGATGGTCGTCCGACACCGTGCGCGTCACCTCTCAGCGGCCGTGGAATAACGCCGGCCAACAGCTGCCGCTCGTACACTCTGCCGCGATCGACTACGTCGCACGATTCAAAGACTTCGACGCTCTGGCCCTCTTCATCGAGTACGTCAGTGCGGTCGACAACACTGCGGTGAAATACGTTGAGTGGGAACTCACCGAAGAATCCACTCGTGCCGCACACGCACACACCCGACGCCTCGCTGTCACGGATGCTCTCACCAAGGCACATGAATATGCGGCAAGTGTCGGGCTCACCGAGGTAACGGCTCTCGCCATAGCCGATCCGGGCATGCTCGATCATGTCGGGCCCGGAGGCGATCCAGGCATGCTCGCCGGAGCGTCTGCCATGAGGATGTCAGGAACGCCCGCGAATGGCGGCCAGCTGAGCCTCAACCCAGAGAAGATCGCCATCGCTGCACGCGTCGAGGCGCGATTCAGCGCACGCTAA
- the galK gene encoding galactokinase, whose translation MSDTVQQLGQRFKELTGHDPEGVWSAPGRVNLIGEHTDYNEGFVLPFAIDRRTRAAVGLRADGVIRVTSTFDDTAVQLPLSGLDAARSAGDIVGWSAYPLGVAWALGQHGADLNSVPGVDILIDSTVPVGAGLSSSAAIESSVALALNDLWALGLSREQLAKVGQLAENEVVGAPTGIMDQSASLLGATDSAVFLDCRTLEVEVVPLGLAPAELSILVMDTRVSHSHATGGYSERRASCEAGAAALGASSLRDVSVADLERAQEILDDETFRRVRHVVTENQRVLDTVRALNEEGPLAIGALLDASHVSMRDDFEISIPELDLAVETAREHGAIGARMTGGGFGGAAIALVPHARVSEVEVAVKEAFAARGFTEPMTFTVTPSQGAERNDAD comes from the coding sequence ATGAGCGACACAGTGCAGCAACTTGGCCAGCGTTTCAAGGAACTAACCGGCCACGACCCGGAAGGCGTCTGGTCGGCACCCGGCCGCGTCAACCTCATTGGCGAACACACCGACTACAACGAAGGCTTCGTGCTGCCGTTCGCCATCGATCGCCGCACCCGCGCCGCCGTTGGGCTGCGCGCCGACGGGGTGATCCGCGTCACCAGCACCTTCGATGACACCGCGGTGCAGCTTCCGCTTTCCGGACTCGACGCGGCGCGTTCCGCCGGCGACATTGTCGGCTGGAGCGCGTATCCGCTCGGCGTCGCCTGGGCTCTCGGCCAACACGGCGCAGACCTGAACAGTGTGCCCGGAGTCGACATTCTCATTGATTCGACCGTGCCCGTCGGTGCCGGCCTTTCTTCGTCGGCTGCGATTGAGAGTTCCGTCGCTTTGGCCCTCAACGATCTCTGGGCACTCGGACTTTCGCGCGAGCAACTCGCCAAGGTAGGACAACTCGCCGAGAACGAGGTCGTCGGTGCTCCCACCGGAATCATGGACCAGTCTGCGTCTCTCTTGGGCGCCACCGACTCCGCCGTGTTCCTCGACTGCCGCACCCTCGAGGTCGAGGTCGTGCCGCTCGGACTTGCTCCAGCGGAATTGAGCATTCTCGTGATGGACACACGCGTGTCGCACTCTCACGCGACCGGCGGCTATTCCGAACGCCGCGCATCCTGCGAAGCCGGAGCAGCTGCGCTAGGCGCTTCATCGTTGCGCGATGTGAGCGTCGCTGATCTTGAGCGCGCTCAAGAAATTCTTGACGACGAGACGTTCCGCCGAGTCCGTCACGTGGTCACCGAAAATCAGCGCGTGCTGGACACCGTTCGCGCCCTCAACGAAGAAGGCCCGCTCGCCATTGGTGCGCTGCTTGATGCATCGCACGTGTCGATGCGCGACGACTTCGAAATCTCCATCCCCGAACTCGACCTTGCCGTCGAAACAGCACGCGAACACGGCGCGATTGGAGCACGGATGACCGGAGGAGGCTTCGGCGGAGCAGCAATCGCTCTCGTTCCGCACGCCCGAGTGTCAGAAGTCGAAGTCGCGGTGAAGGAAGCCTTTGCAGCCCGCGGATTCACCGAACCCATGACGTTTACCGTGACTCCCTCTCAGGGAGCAGAACGGAACGATGCCGACTAG
- the galE gene encoding UDP-glucose 4-epimerase GalE, whose protein sequence is MTWMVTGGAGYIGAHVARALLDSGMKTVVVDDLSSGFAGFVPDGAVFVQADIRDKNALIEAMLTHGVTGVIHVAGFKYAGVSVQRPLHTYTQNVTGTVILLEAMHEAKVDQIVFSSSAAVFGTPDVDLVTEDTAKDPLSPYGESKLIGEWLLRDQAVASGLRHTSLRYFNVVGSGDPDVYDTSPHNLFPLVFEALVAGKTPRINGTDYPTPDGTNVRDYVHVADIAAAHVAAARRLEAKEAIESAYNLGSGNGLSVAEIMTAIASVTGIDFIPDAAPRRPGDPPRIVANGDLAARDLDWKMRHTAEEMVQSAWDARLRAEKTGAAQGSAE, encoded by the coding sequence ATGACTTGGATGGTAACCGGCGGTGCTGGCTATATCGGCGCCCACGTGGCTCGCGCACTACTGGATTCCGGAATGAAGACGGTCGTCGTCGATGATCTTTCCAGCGGATTTGCGGGCTTTGTCCCCGACGGTGCCGTGTTCGTGCAGGCAGACATCCGAGACAAAAATGCTCTCATAGAGGCAATGCTGACGCACGGCGTAACCGGCGTCATCCACGTCGCAGGCTTCAAATACGCCGGAGTTTCCGTGCAGCGACCGCTTCACACCTATACGCAAAACGTCACCGGCACCGTTATCTTGCTCGAAGCGATGCACGAAGCGAAGGTCGATCAGATCGTATTCTCGTCGAGTGCCGCGGTTTTTGGGACCCCCGACGTCGACCTCGTGACGGAAGACACAGCGAAAGACCCCCTCTCTCCTTATGGCGAATCTAAACTGATCGGCGAATGGCTGCTGCGTGACCAGGCCGTCGCGAGCGGCCTGCGTCACACGTCGCTGCGCTACTTCAATGTCGTTGGCTCCGGCGACCCCGATGTCTACGACACCAGCCCCCACAATCTCTTTCCCCTCGTGTTCGAAGCGCTCGTCGCCGGCAAGACGCCCCGAATCAACGGCACCGACTACCCCACCCCCGATGGCACGAACGTGCGCGACTACGTGCACGTCGCCGATATCGCCGCCGCTCACGTCGCCGCTGCCCGCCGGCTGGAAGCGAAAGAGGCAATCGAGTCCGCCTACAACCTGGGAAGCGGGAACGGACTCTCCGTCGCAGAAATCATGACCGCCATCGCGAGCGTCACTGGAATCGACTTCATCCCGGATGCCGCACCTCGCCGTCCTGGCGATCCGCCCCGCATCGTCGCGAACGGCGACCTCGCAGCGCGCGACCTCGACTGGAAAATGCGGCACACCGCAGAAGAAATGGTTCAGAGCGCCTGGGACGCCCGCCTTCGTGCCGAGAAAACCGGCGCTGCTCAAGGAAGTGCAGAATGA
- the galT gene encoding galactose-1-phosphate uridylyltransferase yields the protein MTSKITKRPTTLADGRELIYFDDADTTLGEERSVDSRVLDPRPATATMRQDILTGEWVSVAAARQNRVFLPPADQDPLAPQTPQNPSEVPALYDVAVFENRSPSFGPALAGSENSPTGLEDLAELGLGRTRSSIGRCEVVCFSPDHEGSFGTQTPSRARTVIEAWADRTEALSALEGVQQVFPFENRGEAIGVTLLHPHGQIYSYPYITPKTQRTLDAIDRTSPDMFQRILDFERAGDRVVLSGENWTAFVPFAARWPIEVHMLPHRQIPDFAATSSEERDELATMYLKLLRGIDALYDTPTPYIAAWHQAPANRARDTFRLHLQLTSPRRAADKLKYLAGSESAMGAWIADVTPESAAENIRKAIERA from the coding sequence ATGACCTCGAAGATCACCAAACGCCCCACCACCCTCGCCGATGGCCGTGAGCTCATCTACTTCGACGACGCCGACACCACGCTCGGCGAAGAGCGATCAGTCGACAGCAGAGTGCTCGACCCTCGACCAGCGACCGCAACCATGCGGCAGGACATCCTGACGGGAGAATGGGTCTCCGTCGCCGCCGCACGCCAAAACCGAGTCTTCCTCCCGCCCGCAGATCAAGATCCTCTGGCGCCGCAGACTCCTCAGAACCCGTCGGAAGTTCCCGCACTCTATGACGTGGCTGTTTTCGAGAACCGTTCACCGTCATTCGGGCCAGCCCTCGCCGGAAGCGAAAACAGCCCGACCGGGCTCGAGGACCTTGCCGAACTCGGCCTCGGCCGCACCCGCAGCTCGATTGGCCGCTGCGAGGTGGTCTGCTTCAGCCCTGACCACGAAGGATCGTTCGGCACTCAAACCCCGAGCCGCGCACGCACCGTCATTGAAGCGTGGGCGGATCGCACCGAGGCGCTCTCGGCACTCGAAGGCGTGCAGCAGGTGTTTCCGTTCGAGAACCGTGGTGAAGCGATCGGCGTCACGCTGCTTCACCCGCACGGTCAGATCTACTCTTACCCGTACATCACGCCCAAAACACAGCGGACTTTGGATGCGATCGATCGCACGAGCCCCGACATGTTTCAGCGCATCCTCGACTTCGAACGCGCGGGCGACCGTGTTGTGCTGAGTGGAGAGAACTGGACTGCCTTCGTGCCATTCGCCGCACGCTGGCCCATCGAAGTTCACATGCTGCCGCACCGTCAGATTCCTGATTTCGCCGCCACCTCCTCAGAAGAACGCGACGAACTGGCCACGATGTACCTCAAGCTGCTTCGGGGAATCGATGCCCTGTACGACACCCCAACGCCCTACATCGCGGCTTGGCATCAAGCCCCCGCAAACCGTGCACGCGACACATTCCGACTGCACCTCCAACTGACGTCGCCTCGACGCGCGGCAGACAAACTGAAGTACCTCGCCGGATCTGAATCGGCAATGGGCGCCTGGATCGCTGACGTCACGCCAGAGTCCGCAGCCGAAAACATCCGAAAGGCAATCGAACGAGCATGA
- the ftsE gene encoding cell division ATP-binding protein FtsE produces the protein MIRFDSVSKSYPGTTRPALNSVDLEILKGEFVFLVGASGSGKSSFLRLILKEENPSKGSIHVLGQHLNTLSSRKVPYFRRNLGVVFQDFRLLPNKTVFDNVAFTLQVIGKSRGFIQEAVPDALKMVGLAGKSGRFPHELSGGEQQRVAIARAVVNKPAIMLADEPTGNLDPATAAGIMTLLERINLGGTTVLMATHDAGIVDQMKRRVIELIGGQIVRDELQGGYQTQTVPTQGRIPHPAASKPASAAFPAAQSPARPMTPSSQGEGLDA, from the coding sequence ATGATTCGTTTTGATTCTGTTTCGAAGTCGTATCCGGGCACGACACGACCGGCGCTGAACTCTGTTGACCTTGAGATCCTCAAGGGCGAGTTCGTGTTTTTGGTTGGCGCTTCCGGCTCGGGCAAGTCGAGCTTTTTGCGCCTGATCCTCAAAGAGGAGAACCCCTCGAAGGGTTCCATTCATGTGCTCGGGCAACACCTCAATACGCTGTCGAGCCGCAAGGTGCCCTATTTCCGCCGTAACCTCGGTGTCGTCTTCCAAGACTTCCGCCTGCTGCCGAACAAGACGGTCTTCGATAATGTGGCGTTCACGCTTCAGGTGATTGGCAAGAGCCGCGGCTTCATTCAAGAGGCCGTTCCGGATGCCCTAAAAATGGTCGGTCTGGCCGGCAAGTCGGGCCGGTTCCCTCACGAACTTTCCGGCGGTGAGCAGCAGCGTGTGGCGATTGCTCGCGCCGTCGTTAATAAGCCTGCAATCATGCTTGCGGATGAGCCGACAGGAAACCTTGACCCGGCGACCGCTGCGGGAATTATGACGCTCCTTGAGCGCATCAACCTCGGCGGCACGACCGTACTGATGGCAACCCACGATGCCGGCATTGTCGACCAGATGAAGCGCCGAGTCATCGAACTCATCGGTGGGCAGATTGTGCGTGACGAACTTCAGGGCGGATACCAAACTCAGACGGTTCCGACTCAGGGCCGCATTCCGCATCCGGCGGCAAGCAAACCCGCGTCCGCCGCGTTTCCTGCAGCCCAGTCTCCCGCTCGACCAATGACGCCGTCGTCGCAGGGTGAGGGGCTCGACGCATGA